The window ATCGCGCGGCGCGAGGCCATTCCGGCGCCCAGCCCGGCCAAAGGCCGACCGACCGCAGTTCCTGGCGCCGTGCTGGCCGCCAAGGTGGCGCTCTACGAGGCCCTGCGAGAGCAGCGGCTGTCCAACAGCGCCTTCGCGGTGTCGATGGGCATTCAGGAGAGCGAGGTTCGCCGCATGCTCGATCCCCGCCACACCACCAAGATCGGCAGGCTGGAAGAGGCCTTGGCCAGCTTCAGGAAGCGTCTGGTAATCACCGTGGAAGAAGCAGCTTGACCCTCAACAGGCGGCGGGTATTTCAATCTTCCCGGTAAGTCCCTCCAGCACCGTCAAAGACGGAATCGTCATCAACGCCACCAAACCTGCCGCCGCGCTCCCGACCCCATCGCCCTTCTGCGAAGGCGCCAGATTGCCCACAAGCGCCACATGGGCAATGACTGCGCCGCCTGCATCACCATCCGGCGCCGGACCGGCGACACGATCGAACCGACCACCTACGCCGGGCTCCTTGACGCCGCTCACCGCACATTCCTGAGCATCTGACCTAC is drawn from Deltaproteobacteria bacterium and contains these coding sequences:
- a CDS encoding type II toxin-antitoxin system HicB family antitoxin codes for the protein MVTRYSYPIDLHKERDDGYSVTFPDFDEAFTDGNTLAEALAEAADCLEEALAGRIARREAIPAPSPAKGRPTAVPGAVLAAKVALYEALREQRLSNSAFAVSMGIQESEVRRMLDPRHTTKIGRLEEALASFRKRLVITVEEAA